TTCGTTCGCAACGTCGGTGTCGGTTTTTGAAGCGTCCACCAATCAATGGTTCGCGCTGAGCCACGACATCTTCACGGTGGGATCCGGCATGCTCGATCTCACGGCGGCCTTCAACGCCACCGAGCGGCCTTCGGGCTCGGCCGCGTCGCCGAAGGCGATCTACGACTCGTCCACCAAGAAGGTGACGCTCAAATTCAGCGCCACCGGCGGCAGCAATGTCGTGTGGGGCACCAACGGCGCCTTCGCCACGAATGTGGTGTGGGGAACGAATGTGGTGTGGGGCACCAACGTCGTGTGGGGCACCAACGTGGTGTGGGGCACCTCGGGAACCGCGGGATTCAATGTTGTCTGGGGAACAACGAGTCCGTGGGCCAGCTACTCGAACCAGGCACAGGCGCTTTCCGTCGCCATCAACGGTGACCGATAGATTTCTCACTCACAGCCAAACTCCGGCGGTCCGCCAACACGGACCGCCATCTTTTTATCGCTGCCGCTTCCTCCACGCCGCCGCTACGTAGCTGCCGTCCAGGCTCCGGTCTGCGATGAGCTTGGCTTCGGCTGCCCGCAGGGACGGGGGAAGGGAACTGGCCAGGACGGAGAAGAAGCCGTAGGTTCGCTGCGAGACGAGATCGCAGGCGGGAAGCAAATTCGCCATCGCGGGGATGGAGATCCCGGCGCCGTTGCCGACGTGGATGTCGGTGACGGACCAAATATCCTGGTCCGCCATCGGCAGCGCGATCGTTCCGCGGCGGATCAATTCTGTGTTCACGCGGTCCATGTAGCCGGTTTCGGTGACACCGCGCAACTTCCGCCATGCCGCCGCGGCCACGCGGTCCGGCATCAACCGCCGGATGCTCTTCGGGATCAGTGGCTGGCTGCGCTTGCGGTACTCGGTCTCCCGCATTCGCCGCTGGGTGCTGGCGGCCGAGTCGGCGCATGGGTCCTGCAGATGCAGAAATACGCCGCCGGGCGCCAGCAGGCGTGACACGTCCTGGCAGAAGGCGGCCAAATCGGGGATGTGATGCAGCACGGAGCAGGTGAGAAT
This DNA window, taken from Bryobacteraceae bacterium, encodes the following:
- a CDS encoding class I SAM-dependent methyltransferase; amino-acid sequence: MKFSSSAEPLDVLRPLLAKYGSRSTLEHFHETVNVVFHDVEADVYDDVHRDMWDSLPEQYRLLLADAGVARTGPSLRILDIGCGTGLSSTLLAGELGPRAGSLHLLDTSPEMLARAKARLSHVPCPVSATLGATPDLDGAARFDLILTCSVLHHIPDLAAFCQDVSRLLAPGGVFLHLQDPCADSAASTQRRMRETEYRKRSQPLIPKSIRRLMPDRVAAAAWRKLRGVTETGYMDRVNTELIRRGTIALPMADQDIWSVTDIHVGNGAGISIPAMANLLPACDLVSQRTYGFFSVLASSLPPSLRAAEAKLIADRSLDGSYVAAAWRKRQR